The following proteins are encoded in a genomic region of Syntrophotaleaceae bacterium:
- a CDS encoding Wzz/FepE/Etk N-terminal domain-containing protein, with amino-acid sequence MTEEQEDQSREFARPYEAEDEINLLEYLLVIVKHKKMILKSCAVAFVLACIITLLMPNIYTGTARVLPPSESKGGLSAMLGGMSDLAALAGVSVGGSTGELYVGMLKSRTVADAIIDQFDLMEVYDQEYRVKTYAKLEDHVQIALGKDDGIVTVSVEDKDPERAAAMANAFVEELKKVNVKINLSSAGRERLFLEERLKLVKKDLLAAEERLQNFQKENKAIKIDDQANAIIEAIAQLKGELASKEVQLGVLRSSQTEQNPEVIALKEAVAQIKAQLKKLEQSPGGKGVSEDIFIATSAVPELGIQYARVLRDFKVQETLLELLTQQYEVAKINEAKNTSTIQVLDDAIVPDKKTKPKRSLLVLAATFVVGFGALLAAFVREYSERMPEEDKERWEEIKRAVRLRARGQR; translated from the coding sequence ATGACTGAAGAACAAGAAGATCAGAGCCGTGAATTTGCCCGCCCCTACGAGGCGGAAGACGAAATCAACCTCCTCGAATACCTCCTCGTCATCGTCAAGCACAAGAAGATGATTCTAAAGTCCTGCGCAGTGGCTTTTGTGCTGGCCTGCATCATTACCTTGCTGATGCCCAACATTTATACGGGTACAGCTCGAGTTCTGCCGCCGAGCGAAAGCAAAGGGGGGCTTTCCGCGATGCTGGGGGGTATGAGTGATTTGGCAGCTCTGGCGGGGGTTTCGGTTGGTGGGAGTACCGGGGAGCTTTATGTCGGCATGCTGAAAAGCCGTACGGTAGCGGACGCCATTATCGATCAATTCGATTTGATGGAGGTCTACGATCAGGAATATCGCGTCAAGACCTACGCCAAGCTCGAGGACCATGTTCAGATCGCTCTCGGCAAGGACGATGGCATCGTCACCGTCTCTGTCGAGGATAAGGATCCGGAGCGGGCCGCTGCGATGGCCAATGCGTTTGTCGAGGAATTGAAGAAGGTCAACGTCAAGATCAATCTCAGCAGCGCCGGACGAGAGCGGCTTTTTCTCGAAGAGCGCCTGAAATTGGTTAAAAAGGATCTGCTGGCAGCCGAAGAACGTCTGCAGAACTTCCAGAAGGAAAACAAGGCCATCAAAATCGACGATCAGGCCAATGCCATCATCGAGGCCATTGCTCAGTTGAAAGGGGAACTGGCCAGCAAGGAAGTTCAACTCGGTGTTCTTCGCTCTTCACAGACGGAGCAGAATCCTGAAGTGATCGCCCTGAAGGAAGCCGTTGCCCAAATCAAAGCCCAACTGAAAAAGCTGGAACAATCCCCGGGTGGCAAGGGGGTTTCGGAAGATATATTCATCGCCACCTCCGCTGTACCTGAACTGGGTATCCAGTATGCGCGGGTGTTGCGGGATTTTAAAGTTCAGGAAACCCTGCTGGAGCTGCTGACCCAGCAGTATGAAGTGGCCAAAATCAACGAGGCCAAGAATACTTCCACCATCCAGGTGCTCGACGATGCCATCGTTCCCGACAAGAAAACCAAACCGAAACGGAGTCTGCTCGTTTTGGCCGCCACTTTCGTAGTTGGCTTCGGAGCCCTCCTGGCAGCCTTTGTCCGGGAGTATTCGGAGCGAATGCCGGAAGAAGATAAGGAGCGTTGGGAGGAGATCAAGAGGGCGGTGAGATTAAGGGCCCGAGGCCAAAGGTAA
- a CDS encoding sulfotransferase, translating to MKSTPKKPNFFIVGAAKSGTTSMAYYLAQHPEIFISARKEPFFFIKDAGMNNINEYYSLFKNSKKAKAIGEASTGYLFEKESAQLIKEFSPTAKVIIILRNPVDMAYSYWKYMSLIGNEEKSFEEAISHNERIFRNTEKFKRSSLRWWASYLYLERGLYYNQVRNYLEVFGRENVKIYIFEEFFSNLSYFCQDIFAFLGVNRGFSPDFKKLNEGGEIRFKFLHKIRNRRYPLLKKFLPVAIRVKIQTTLLNLNIKKGKKESMQAETRSYLEEFYKDDIVNLEGLLGKEINFWKYKLQ from the coding sequence ATGAAATCAACTCCTAAAAAGCCAAATTTTTTTATTGTTGGCGCAGCTAAATCTGGTACGACGTCAATGGCTTATTACCTAGCACAACATCCAGAAATTTTTATTTCGGCAAGAAAAGAGCCTTTCTTTTTTATAAAAGATGCAGGAATGAACAATATTAATGAATATTATTCACTTTTTAAAAATAGTAAAAAAGCTAAGGCTATAGGTGAAGCATCAACAGGATACCTCTTTGAAAAAGAATCTGCACAATTAATAAAAGAATTTTCTCCAACTGCAAAAGTAATAATAATTCTTCGAAATCCAGTTGATATGGCTTATTCCTACTGGAAATACATGTCTTTGATTGGCAATGAGGAAAAATCATTTGAGGAAGCTATTAGTCATAATGAAAGAATTTTCCGAAATACAGAAAAATTCAAAAGATCTTCCTTAAGGTGGTGGGCTAGTTATCTCTACCTCGAAAGAGGTCTATATTATAATCAGGTAAGAAATTATTTAGAAGTTTTTGGAAGAGAAAATGTAAAGATATATATCTTCGAAGAGTTTTTTTCGAACTTAAGTTATTTTTGTCAGGATATTTTTGCATTTTTGGGCGTAAATCGAGGGTTCTCTCCAGATTTTAAAAAACTCAATGAAGGTGGGGAAATCAGGTTTAAGTTTTTGCATAAGATCAGAAATCGAAGATATCCGCTACTCAAAAAATTCTTACCAGTAGCGATAAGAGTTAAAATTCAAACTACATTACTGAATTTAAACATAAAAAAAGGCAAAAAAGAATCAATGCAAGCAGAAACAAGGAGTTATTTGGAAGAATTCTACAAAGATGACATAGTAAATCTTGAAGGCTTGCTTGGCAAAGAAATCAATTTTTGGAAATATAAATTACAATAG
- the cysQ gene encoding 3'(2'),5'-bisphosphate nucleotidase CysQ: MNNIDIKALCTLAKRAGTAIMEIYNGEITVEIKDDKSPLTAADKASHAVIVAGLQELTPDIPVLSEEGKDIPYEVRRNWRRFWLVDPLDGTKEFIKRNGEFTVNIALIEGQESVLGVVYVPAQDKMFWGGRGQGAWCREGQGEAVAIQVRKADPEKGLTVVMSRSHPSPELEEYLKDIKVADALPVGSSLKLCAVAEGRADLYPRLGPTMEWDTAAGHAVVEGAGGTVKTPEGMPLLYNKENLLNPFFIVEGLG; the protein is encoded by the coding sequence TTGAATAACATCGACATCAAGGCACTCTGCACTCTCGCTAAAAGGGCGGGAACGGCAATAATGGAAATCTATAACGGCGAAATCACCGTCGAAATCAAAGACGACAAATCCCCTTTAACCGCCGCCGATAAAGCCTCGCACGCGGTCATTGTCGCCGGTCTTCAGGAATTGACGCCCGATATCCCTGTTTTGTCAGAAGAGGGGAAGGATATCCCCTACGAAGTGCGGAGGAACTGGAGGCGTTTCTGGCTGGTCGATCCTCTGGATGGAACCAAGGAATTTATCAAGCGCAATGGCGAGTTCACGGTCAATATCGCTTTGATCGAGGGACAGGAGTCGGTTTTGGGGGTGGTTTATGTACCAGCCCAGGACAAGATGTTTTGGGGAGGAAGAGGACAAGGGGCTTGGTGCCGTGAAGGGCAGGGCGAGGCTGTCGCCATCCAGGTGCGAAAGGCCGATCCTGAAAAGGGCCTGACGGTCGTTATGAGCCGCTCTCATCCTTCCCCAGAGCTCGAAGAATACCTGAAGGATATCAAAGTGGCCGATGCACTGCCGGTGGGTAGTTCCCTAAAGCTTTGTGCGGTAGCGGAAGGACGCGCAGATCTTTACCCCCGGCTCGGCCCGACGATGGAGTGGGATACGGCGGCGGGTCATGCGGTGGTTGAGGGAGCTGGTGGGACAGTGAAAACCCCGGAGGGGATGCCACTGTTATACAACAAAGAAAACCTTCTTAATCCATTCTTTATTGTAGAAGGATTAGGTTGA
- a CDS encoding SLBB domain-containing protein — protein sequence MQCFLIGMAVLTGFGSAMAEPAAMGAGGTGATSISGGTTGTATLSPMQMDASGPVQTGPALSPEIGAQPSAADAGPESADLQQAEIDVEQIFQDSGDEAFKSSVSGRMDLNLKRFGFSFFHNRARLQPDPLALVGPDYVVGPGDTLRIDVWGNIEGNYSVTVDRNGEITLPKVGVINLWGQTFSEAKQTIKTQVSKYFKNFEMNVTMGSLRSIQVFMVGEVAAPGSYQLSSLSTLLTALSAAGGPSGRGSLRKVQVLRQGALLTEFDFYDFFLSGDKNRDVRLQAGDTIFVPMSGPLVGIAGNVRRPAVYELKGGETLSDCLALAGGVNPTAYLNKVQIERIQAHRQRLVLDLDLGSVEQKEAAALTFPMQDRDLVKVSPIAMAGGFVSLQGYVVRPGKYELTKGMRLADLLIPYDNLLPEFYPHAAQIIHRLPPEYRPEIVTVDLQQALEGNPEHNLVLQEYDEVRVFSRAEMEEMPEVSIAGAVLKSGTYRLFDKMTVKDLVTVAGSLKRGAFLDQAEITRYIPSATGTRVERFNINLEKALSGHPQHNLLLQPEDHLVVRSIPDYGERMRVVVKGEVLFPGIYAISKGETLSSVLERAGGYTGEAYLRGAIFTRESIKDTQRQHVQKLIDEQERQIAKVSQEMAAGAMTPEEAKAAQTTIASQQALLDKLRNTPVTGRLVVQLKPIGQLKESADNVALMSGDEIYIPKDPQTVNVQGMVYNPAALTWKPGKNANYYLSKVGGPKEDAKTEEMFIVRADGTVVSQQQAGIGISWDSDNWRWTFGGLQSTRIYPGDSILVPEDFEEKTDWMKEFKDLSTIIYQMALGAAAVASF from the coding sequence ATGCAGTGTTTTTTGATCGGGATGGCGGTCCTCACCGGTTTCGGTTCCGCCATGGCTGAGCCGGCCGCGATGGGAGCCGGCGGCACAGGTGCCACCTCCATAAGTGGTGGGACGACAGGAACGGCCACCTTGAGCCCGATGCAGATGGATGCATCCGGCCCCGTTCAGACGGGCCCAGCCCTGTCGCCCGAGATCGGAGCACAGCCCTCTGCGGCAGACGCAGGCCCTGAGAGTGCCGATTTGCAGCAAGCCGAAATCGATGTCGAGCAAATTTTCCAAGACTCCGGCGATGAGGCTTTCAAGTCATCGGTCTCCGGTCGCATGGATCTCAACCTGAAGCGTTTCGGCTTCAGCTTTTTCCATAACCGGGCCCGACTGCAACCGGATCCTCTGGCTCTGGTCGGCCCCGACTATGTCGTCGGCCCCGGGGATACCCTGCGCATCGACGTGTGGGGCAATATCGAGGGCAACTACAGTGTGACCGTCGACCGCAACGGCGAAATCACCCTGCCCAAGGTGGGGGTTATCAATCTCTGGGGGCAGACCTTCAGCGAAGCAAAGCAGACCATCAAGACCCAGGTCTCCAAATACTTCAAAAATTTCGAAATGAACGTCACCATGGGGTCGCTGCGCTCCATCCAGGTGTTCATGGTGGGTGAAGTTGCCGCGCCCGGCAGCTATCAGTTGAGCTCCCTTTCTACCCTTCTGACCGCATTGTCGGCGGCCGGCGGGCCTTCCGGTCGCGGCAGCCTGCGAAAAGTACAGGTGCTGCGGCAAGGCGCCCTCCTGACCGAATTCGACTTCTACGATTTCTTTCTCTCAGGCGACAAGAACCGCGATGTGCGCCTGCAGGCCGGCGATACGATTTTCGTGCCCATGTCCGGCCCCCTTGTCGGCATCGCCGGCAACGTCCGGCGTCCGGCCGTCTACGAGCTGAAGGGCGGGGAAACGCTGTCCGACTGCCTGGCCCTGGCCGGCGGTGTCAACCCGACCGCTTACCTGAACAAGGTACAGATCGAGCGGATCCAGGCTCATCGGCAGCGGCTTGTGCTCGACCTCGACCTGGGCAGCGTAGAGCAGAAGGAAGCGGCGGCTCTGACTTTCCCCATGCAGGATCGAGATCTGGTCAAGGTCTCTCCCATCGCCATGGCCGGTGGCTTTGTCAGCCTGCAGGGTTACGTGGTGCGGCCCGGAAAGTACGAGCTGACCAAAGGGATGCGGCTGGCCGACCTGCTCATCCCCTACGACAACCTCCTGCCGGAATTCTATCCCCACGCGGCGCAGATCATTCATCGCTTACCACCGGAATATCGGCCGGAAATCGTGACCGTCGATCTGCAGCAGGCCCTCGAGGGGAACCCGGAGCACAACCTGGTTCTGCAGGAATATGACGAAGTACGGGTTTTTTCCCGTGCCGAGATGGAGGAGATGCCGGAGGTCTCCATCGCCGGAGCGGTCCTCAAGTCGGGCACCTATCGGCTCTTCGACAAAATGACCGTAAAGGATTTGGTCACCGTTGCCGGCAGTCTCAAGCGAGGCGCCTTCCTCGATCAGGCCGAAATCACCCGCTACATACCCAGTGCCACCGGCACTCGGGTGGAACGCTTCAACATCAATCTCGAAAAGGCCCTGTCCGGTCATCCCCAGCACAACTTGCTGCTCCAGCCGGAAGACCATCTCGTGGTGCGCTCGATCCCCGATTACGGCGAACGGATGCGGGTGGTTGTCAAAGGGGAAGTTTTGTTTCCCGGTATCTACGCAATCAGCAAGGGCGAGACGCTCAGTTCGGTACTCGAAAGGGCCGGCGGCTATACTGGCGAGGCCTATCTGCGGGGGGCGATTTTTACCCGCGAGTCGATTAAGGACACTCAGCGGCAGCATGTTCAGAAACTGATCGACGAACAGGAGCGGCAAATCGCAAAAGTCTCCCAGGAGATGGCTGCCGGGGCCATGACTCCCGAGGAGGCAAAGGCGGCCCAAACCACCATTGCAAGCCAGCAGGCTTTGCTTGACAAATTGCGAAACACGCCCGTGACTGGTCGCCTGGTGGTGCAACTGAAGCCGATCGGGCAGCTCAAGGAATCCGCGGATAATGTCGCTCTGATGAGCGGGGATGAAATCTATATTCCGAAGGATCCGCAGACGGTCAATGTCCAGGGCATGGTTTACAATCCCGCGGCTCTGACCTGGAAGCCCGGCAAGAACGCCAACTATTACCTCAGCAAGGTCGGCGGTCCCAAGGAGGACGCCAAAACCGAAGAGATGTTCATCGTCCGCGCCGACGGCACCGTCGTCAGCCAGCAACAAGCCGGCATCGGCATCAGTTGGGACAGCGACAACTGGCGCTGGACCTTCGGCGGCCTGCAGTCCACCCGCATCTACCCCGGCGACTCCATTTTGGTCCCCGAAGATTTCGAGGAAAAGACCGACTGGATGAAGGAGTTCAAGGACCTGAGCACCATTATCTATCAGATGGCGTTGGGTGCGGCGGCGGTGGCTTCCTTCTAG
- the cysN gene encoding sulfate adenylyltransferase subunit CysN, which produces MTPQSALIAEDIHAYLKAQEEKSMLRFITCGSVDDGKSTLIGRLLWDSKLIYEDQLAALEADSKRCGTQGEEIDYALLLDGLQAEREQGITIDVAYRFFSTDKRKFIVADTPGHEQYTRNMVTGASTAEVAVILVDARKGILTQTKRHSYLVSLVGIRNVVLAVNKMDLVEFGAYRFRTIIEEYKAFAADLGFEQIICIPISALKGDNIIARSENMGWYEGPTLLEYLETVQVTDLAVDRPFRMPVQWVNRPNLDFRGFSGTIASGTVRLGDPVVVTSSGQQSRVARIVTMDGDLSEASAGEAITLTLEDEIDISRGDMLAAATARPDHADQFAAQVVWMHEDSLLPGRSYLLKIGTAVVPAQVTDLKYSVDVNTLEHHPVKKLGLNEIGICNLSVSKAISFDPYRDNRATGSFILIDRFTHATVGAGMINFPLRRASNIHWQALDIDKASRAALKGQKPRVLWFTGLSGSGKSTIANLVEKKLHSMGKHTYLLDGDNIRHGLNRDLGFTDVDRVENIRRIAEAAKLFVDAGMIVLTSFISPFRSERQMARDLLEKGEFIEIYVNTPLEVCEKRDPKGLYKKARAGQLKNFTGIDSAYEAPESPEIVVNGAEATPEELAERIVREIFG; this is translated from the coding sequence ATGACCCCCCAATCCGCACTTATCGCAGAAGACATCCACGCCTATCTTAAGGCACAAGAAGAAAAGAGCATGCTGCGCTTCATTACCTGCGGCAGCGTCGATGACGGCAAAAGCACTTTGATCGGCCGTCTGTTATGGGACTCGAAGTTGATTTACGAGGACCAGTTGGCTGCTCTGGAGGCCGACAGCAAGCGCTGCGGCACCCAGGGGGAGGAGATCGACTATGCCCTTCTGCTCGACGGGCTGCAGGCCGAGCGCGAGCAGGGGATTACCATAGATGTCGCCTACCGCTTCTTTTCTACGGACAAGCGCAAGTTTATTGTCGCCGATACCCCGGGCCACGAGCAGTACACTCGCAATATGGTGACCGGGGCTTCCACTGCCGAGGTGGCCGTGATCCTGGTCGATGCCCGGAAGGGTATCCTGACCCAAACCAAGCGTCACAGCTACCTCGTCTCACTTGTTGGAATCCGAAATGTGGTGCTGGCAGTTAACAAGATGGACCTTGTCGAATTCGGTGCTTACCGGTTTCGAACCATTATCGAGGAGTACAAGGCCTTCGCCGCAGATCTCGGTTTCGAACAAATCATCTGCATCCCCATATCGGCTTTGAAGGGCGACAACATCATCGCTCGGAGTGAGAACATGGGGTGGTACGAAGGGCCGACCCTGCTGGAATATCTTGAGACGGTGCAGGTTACCGACCTTGCGGTTGACCGCCCCTTTCGTATGCCGGTGCAGTGGGTCAATCGGCCTAACCTCGACTTTCGCGGCTTCTCCGGCACCATCGCTTCGGGAACCGTGCGTCTCGGCGACCCGGTGGTGGTGACCTCCTCCGGTCAGCAAAGTCGGGTGGCGCGTATCGTCACGATGGATGGAGATTTGTCGGAGGCTTCCGCCGGCGAGGCGATCACCTTGACTTTGGAAGACGAGATCGATATCAGCCGGGGGGACATGCTGGCCGCAGCGACAGCCCGGCCGGACCATGCCGATCAGTTTGCGGCTCAGGTGGTCTGGATGCATGAAGATTCTCTTCTACCGGGACGAAGCTATCTTCTGAAGATCGGCACTGCCGTTGTCCCGGCTCAGGTCACCGATCTCAAGTACAGCGTGGACGTCAATACCCTCGAGCACCACCCAGTCAAAAAACTCGGACTGAACGAGATCGGCATCTGCAATCTGAGCGTTTCCAAAGCGATCTCCTTCGATCCCTACAGGGACAATCGAGCCACCGGCAGTTTCATCCTCATTGACCGTTTTACCCATGCCACGGTCGGTGCCGGAATGATCAACTTTCCCCTGCGGCGGGCCAGCAACATCCACTGGCAGGCGCTCGACATCGACAAGGCCAGCCGTGCCGCCCTCAAGGGGCAGAAGCCCCGGGTGCTCTGGTTCACCGGCCTGTCCGGTTCGGGAAAATCGACCATCGCCAACCTGGTGGAGAAGAAACTGCATTCCATGGGTAAGCATACGTATCTGCTTGATGGGGACAACATTCGTCACGGCCTGAACCGCGACCTGGGCTTTACCGATGTCGACCGGGTGGAAAACATCCGCCGCATCGCCGAGGCCGCCAAGCTTTTCGTCGATGCCGGAATGATCGTCCTGACATCGTTCATCTCACCCTTCAGGAGCGAACGGCAGATGGCCCGAGACCTGCTGGAGAAGGGTGAGTTCATCGAAATTTACGTCAACACCCCCCTCGAAGTTTGCGAAAAGCGTGACCCCAAAGGCCTTTACAAAAAGGCCCGCGCCGGTCAACTCAAAAACTTCACCGGCATCGATTCGGCCTACGAGGCCCCGGAAAGTCCTGAGATTGTTGTCAACGGCGCGGAGGCAACTCCCGAGGAATTGGCGGAGAGGATTGTGAGGGAGATTTTCGGATAA
- a CDS encoding GxxExxY protein encodes MVRDEAFLNSITEQIIGCAYRVANTLGPGFLEKVYENALYHEVKKSGLIVERQHPINVFYDGVIVGEFFADLLVEKEVIVELKAVKALDASHFAQGMNYLKGTGKKICLLINFGSEKVEIRRIVNF; translated from the coding sequence ATGGTTCGAGATGAAGCCTTCCTCAATAGCATAACCGAACAAATCATCGGGTGTGCTTATAGGGTTGCAAATACACTCGGGCCTGGATTCCTCGAAAAAGTGTATGAAAATGCTCTTTATCATGAAGTAAAAAAATCGGGCTTGATCGTCGAGAGACAACATCCAATAAATGTATTTTACGATGGTGTAATAGTTGGTGAATTTTTTGCAGACTTACTGGTTGAAAAAGAAGTGATTGTGGAGTTAAAGGCAGTCAAAGCTTTAGATGCTAGCCATTTTGCTCAGGGCATGAACTACCTGAAAGGAACAGGAAAAAAGATCTGCCTTCTGATTAATTTTGGATCAGAAAAAGTAGAAATTAGAAGAATAGTGAATTTTTAA
- a CDS encoding flippase — protein sequence MSKILADKKFSEILTGSAFALTGKMSGVGLALLSNVLVARFYGASMMGVLAIVQAFMMMASIFAVMGTNVSILRLIPEHLTKYSVTSAFNIYRKTQYLVAVTSLLVGGALYFCSNLIAQKVFTKPDLNFYIAVTALSVIFKALMDLNTEAVRGLRLIRIFAFMQILPHAMMLLILLALMAISKQPNDPFYAQLAAWGATAITGALIMDRAFRCQMRPDDQVRPLKLVELLSISAPMLMTASMNFIIGQVGVLVLGVYRPASEVGFYAIAVKLATLTSFVLQAINSMAAPKFSELFHTGKLDDLFYVAKKSTRLIFWTTTPILLFLVVFGRPILALFGEDFTVAYLPMLILVVGQFVNSVSGSTGYFMNMTGQQKAFRNIIAISSSINIFLTLFLIPKFGLLGAALAGTSSMALWNCMTLFFIKIKFGKTIGYIPWFKNFSSP from the coding sequence ATGAGTAAAATCCTAGCAGATAAAAAATTTTCCGAGATCCTCACTGGCTCAGCCTTTGCTTTAACGGGAAAGATGTCGGGGGTCGGACTGGCTTTGCTGTCGAACGTTCTCGTCGCCCGATTTTATGGGGCCAGTATGATGGGTGTGTTGGCGATTGTCCAGGCCTTCATGATGATGGCCTCTATCTTCGCAGTGATGGGAACGAACGTCTCGATTTTACGCCTGATTCCAGAGCATCTTACCAAGTACTCGGTGACCTCGGCTTTCAATATATACCGTAAAACACAGTATCTTGTGGCTGTAACCTCACTTTTGGTTGGAGGAGCTCTATATTTTTGTTCTAATCTGATCGCACAGAAAGTTTTTACTAAGCCTGATTTAAATTTTTACATAGCTGTGACAGCTCTCAGCGTTATTTTCAAGGCGCTGATGGATCTTAATACAGAAGCGGTTCGCGGTCTTCGATTAATTCGCATCTTTGCTTTTATGCAAATTCTTCCACATGCGATGATGCTGTTGATTCTATTAGCGCTGATGGCGATCTCAAAGCAGCCCAACGATCCCTTTTACGCACAATTGGCGGCTTGGGGAGCGACGGCGATTACAGGGGCTCTTATTATGGACAGAGCCTTCCGTTGCCAAATGCGGCCTGATGATCAGGTTCGGCCGCTCAAGTTGGTCGAACTGCTTTCAATTTCAGCCCCTATGTTGATGACCGCGTCTATGAATTTTATCATCGGCCAGGTTGGCGTCCTTGTTTTGGGAGTATACCGCCCAGCGAGCGAAGTGGGGTTTTACGCCATCGCTGTAAAATTGGCAACTTTAACTTCGTTCGTACTGCAAGCGATAAATTCCATGGCCGCGCCAAAATTCTCAGAGCTTTTTCACACCGGGAAGCTTGACGATCTATTCTATGTTGCAAAGAAGTCCACAAGGCTGATTTTTTGGACAACGACCCCAATACTTTTGTTCCTCGTGGTCTTCGGCCGCCCCATTCTAGCCCTATTTGGAGAGGATTTTACAGTCGCTTACCTTCCGATGTTGATTCTCGTGGTAGGCCAGTTTGTCAATTCAGTATCGGGCTCCACAGGGTATTTTATGAATATGACGGGACAACAGAAGGCTTTCAGAAACATTATTGCGATATCTTCCTCTATAAATATATTTCTCACTTTGTTTTTGATACCAAAATTTGGACTTTTAGGTGCGGCGTTGGCAGGGACCTCAAGTATGGCTCTTTGGAATTGTATGACATTATTTTTCATAAAAATAAAGTTTGGAAAAACAATAGGTTATATCCCATGGTTCAAAAATTTTTCATCGCCGTAA
- the cysD gene encoding sulfate adenylyltransferase subunit CysD, producing the protein MKLNKTHLRQLEAESIHIIREVAAEFENPVMLYSIGKDSSVMLHLARKAFYPAKPPFPLMHVDTTWKFREMIEFRDNIAAEYGFDLLIYTNQDGIRQGVSPFTHGSALYTDVMKTEGLKQALDKYKFDAAFGGARRDEEKSRAKERIFSFRTAQHRWDPKNQRPELWNLYNTKVRQGESIRVFPISNWTELDVWQYIYLENIPIVPLYFAKERPVVERDGMLLMADDERLVLRPKEKIEQRTVRFRTLGCYPLTAAVESTAATLPEIIQEMLLTRTSERQGRLIDFDQAGSMEKKKQEGYF; encoded by the coding sequence ATGAAACTAAACAAAACCCATCTTCGTCAACTTGAAGCTGAAAGTATCCACATCATTCGGGAAGTTGCGGCTGAATTCGAAAATCCGGTGATGCTTTATTCCATCGGTAAGGACTCATCGGTCATGCTACATCTGGCGCGCAAGGCCTTTTATCCGGCCAAACCGCCTTTTCCGTTGATGCATGTCGATACCACCTGGAAGTTTCGCGAAATGATCGAATTTCGCGATAATATCGCCGCCGAATATGGTTTCGATCTCCTTATTTACACCAATCAGGACGGGATCAGACAGGGTGTCAGCCCCTTCACCCACGGTTCGGCTCTCTACACCGATGTCATGAAGACCGAGGGGCTCAAGCAGGCCCTGGACAAGTACAAGTTCGATGCCGCTTTCGGCGGCGCACGGCGGGACGAAGAAAAATCCCGGGCCAAGGAACGGATCTTTTCCTTCCGGACCGCTCAGCACCGGTGGGATCCAAAGAACCAGCGGCCGGAGTTGTGGAACCTTTACAACACAAAGGTACGGCAGGGGGAGAGCATTCGGGTCTTTCCCATTTCCAACTGGACCGAACTCGATGTCTGGCAATACATCTACCTCGAAAATATCCCCATCGTGCCCCTCTATTTCGCAAAAGAGCGACCGGTGGTCGAACGGGACGGGATGCTGCTGATGGCCGACGACGAGCGGCTGGTGCTGCGTCCGAAAGAAAAAATCGAACAACGAACGGTGCGCTTCCGCACCCTAGGCTGCTACCCTCTGACCGCCGCTGTAGAATCGACCGCCGCCACCCTTCCGGAAATCATCCAGGAAATGTTGCTCACCCGAACATCAGAGCGCCAGGGCCGCCTCATCGACTTCGACCAGGCTGGATCGATGGAAAAGAAGAAGCAGGAAGGATATTTTTAG